The Lutibacter sp. Hel_I_33_5 genome has a window encoding:
- a CDS encoding electron transfer flavoprotein subunit alpha/FixB family protein, whose translation MSVLVFADSSEGKFKKSAFEVVSYGKKVAEQLGSKVVTLSINGGDASELYAYGAEKVIEVKEDSLSTFNAKAYASIIQQTADAQNSNVVIIDSSIDGLFVAPMVAVALEAGYASNVVALPSSTEPFTVKRKAFSNKAFSNTVISTDKKVIGLAKNSFGAHENSVSGSTESFSATLPELGVSSTSVERASGKVTIADADIVVSAGRGLKGPENWGMIEELAEVLGAATACSKPVSDLGWRPHGEHVGQTGKPVASNLYIAIGISGAIQHLAGINASKVKVVINTDADAPFFKAADYGIVGDAFEVVPQLVEKLKAFKQS comes from the coding sequence ATGTCTGTATTAGTTTTTGCCGATTCATCGGAAGGAAAATTTAAAAAATCAGCTTTTGAAGTAGTTTCATACGGAAAAAAAGTAGCAGAACAATTAGGAAGTAAGGTAGTTACTTTAAGTATAAACGGTGGTGATGCATCAGAATTATATGCATACGGAGCAGAAAAAGTAATTGAAGTAAAAGAAGATAGTTTATCAACTTTTAATGCAAAAGCGTATGCTTCAATTATTCAACAAACTGCTGATGCACAAAATTCAAATGTAGTTATCATAGATTCTAGTATTGATGGGTTATTTGTTGCGCCAATGGTTGCAGTTGCTTTAGAAGCTGGATACGCTTCTAATGTTGTAGCTTTGCCAAGTTCAACAGAACCGTTTACAGTAAAACGTAAAGCGTTTTCTAACAAAGCATTTTCTAACACGGTTATTTCTACTGATAAAAAAGTGATTGGACTTGCTAAAAATTCATTTGGAGCTCATGAAAATTCTGTAAGTGGAAGTACAGAAAGTTTTTCTGCCACATTACCAGAATTAGGAGTTTCATCAACAAGTGTAGAAAGAGCAAGCGGAAAAGTTACCATAGCAGATGCAGATATAGTTGTTTCTGCGGGTAGAGGTTTAAAAGGGCCAGAAAACTGGGGAATGATAGAAGAATTAGCAGAAGTTTTAGGAGCTGCAACTGCATGTTCTAAACCAGTTTCAGATTTAGGATGGCGTCCACATGGAGAGCATGTTGGTCAAACTGGAAAACCTGTAGCTTCAAATTTATATATTGCTATCGGAATTTCTGGAGCAATTCAACATTTAGCAGGAATTAATGCGTCAAAAGTAAAAGTAGTTATTAACACAGATGCCGATGCACCTTTCTTTAAAGCTGCAGATTACGGAATTGTTGGTGATGCTTTTGAAGTTGTTCCTCAATTAGTAGAAAAATTAAAAGCATTTAAACAATCATAA
- a CDS encoding electron transfer flavoprotein subunit beta/FixA family protein: MKILVCISHVPDTTSKINFTDNDTKFDTNGVQFVINPYDEFSLTRAMWFKEKQGATVTVVNVGNATTEPTLRKALAIGADDAIRVNAEATDGLFVAKQLAEIVKNGGFDLVLAGRESIDYNGGMVPGMLASLLDFNFVNGCVGMEVEGTNASLSREIDGGEESLSTSLPLVVAGQKGIVEEKDLRIPNMRGIMMARKKPLNVVEPVGVDAATSTQSFEKPAPKGAVKLVDNVDDLINLLHTEAKVI, translated from the coding sequence ATGAAAATATTGGTATGTATTAGTCATGTGCCTGATACCACTTCAAAAATTAATTTTACAGATAATGATACAAAGTTTGATACAAACGGAGTACAATTTGTAATTAATCCATATGATGAATTTAGCTTAACAAGAGCTATGTGGTTTAAAGAAAAGCAAGGAGCAACTGTAACAGTTGTAAATGTTGGTAATGCAACTACAGAACCCACTTTACGTAAGGCTTTAGCTATTGGTGCAGATGATGCAATTAGAGTGAATGCAGAAGCTACAGACGGATTATTTGTTGCAAAGCAATTAGCAGAAATTGTAAAAAATGGCGGATTCGATCTAGTATTAGCAGGAAGAGAATCTATAGATTATAATGGAGGAATGGTTCCTGGGATGTTAGCTTCTTTATTAGATTTTAACTTTGTGAACGGATGCGTTGGAATGGAAGTAGAAGGAACTAATGCTTCTTTATCTAGAGAGATTGATGGAGGAGAAGAAAGTTTAAGTACTTCATTACCATTGGTGGTTGCAGGACAAAAAGGGATTGTTGAAGAAAAAGATTTACGTATTCCAAATATGAGAGGGATTATGATGGCACGTAAAAAGCCATTAAATGTAGTTGAGCCAGTTGGAGTAGATGCTGCGACAAGCACACAATCATTTGAGAAACCAGCACCAAAAGGCGCTGTGAAGTTAGTAGATAATGTAGATGATTTAATTAATCTTTTACATACGGAAGCTAAAGTAATATAA
- a CDS encoding pyruvate dehydrogenase complex E1 component subunit beta: protein MKTVQFREAICEAMSEEMRTDESIYLIGEEVAEYNGAYKASKGMLDEFGEKRVIDAPIAELGFGGIAVGSAMNGNRPIVEYMTFNFALVGIDQIINNAAKIRQMSGGQFNCPIVFRGPTGSAGQLGATHSQAFENWFANTPGLKVVIPSNPYDAKGLLKAAIRDDDPVIFMESEQMYGDKMEIPEGEYIIPIGVADIKREGTDVTVVSFGKIIKEAYKAADELAKEGISIEIIDLRTVRPMDHNAILESVKKTNRLVILEEAWPFGSVSSEITYRIQDEAFDYLDAPIKRITTSDTPAPYSPVLLEKWLPNSNNVVKAVKEVMYL from the coding sequence ATGAAAACAGTTCAGTTTAGAGAAGCCATCTGTGAAGCAATGAGCGAAGAAATGCGTACCGATGAAAGCATTTATTTAATTGGTGAAGAAGTTGCAGAATATAACGGTGCTTACAAAGCTAGTAAAGGAATGTTAGATGAATTTGGTGAAAAGAGAGTAATAGATGCTCCTATTGCCGAATTAGGTTTTGGCGGTATTGCCGTAGGTTCTGCGATGAATGGAAACAGACCTATTGTTGAGTATATGACCTTTAATTTTGCTTTAGTTGGAATTGATCAAATTATAAATAATGCAGCTAAAATTAGACAAATGTCTGGTGGACAGTTTAATTGTCCAATTGTATTTAGAGGACCAACTGGTTCTGCAGGTCAATTAGGTGCAACGCATTCTCAAGCTTTCGAAAACTGGTTTGCAAACACACCAGGTTTAAAGGTAGTTATTCCTTCTAATCCATATGATGCAAAAGGTTTATTAAAAGCTGCTATTAGAGATGATGATCCGGTAATTTTTATGGAATCTGAACAAATGTATGGTGATAAAATGGAGATTCCAGAAGGTGAATATATTATTCCTATTGGAGTTGCAGACATCAAAAGAGAAGGTACAGATGTTACTGTAGTTTCTTTTGGTAAGATTATAAAAGAAGCATACAAGGCTGCTGATGAATTAGCTAAAGAAGGTATCTCAATTGAAATTATTGATTTACGTACCGTACGTCCAATGGATCATAATGCAATTTTAGAATCTGTAAAGAAAACCAATAGATTAGTTATTTTAGAAGAAGCTTGGCCATTTGGAAGTGTTTCTTCAGAAATTACTTATAGAATCCAAGATGAAGCATTTGATTATTTAGATGCTCCTATTAAAAGAATAACAACTTCAGATACACCAGCACCATATTCTCCTGTATTATTAGAGAAATGGTTACCAAACAGCAACAATGTTGTTAAGGCTGTGAAAGAAGTAATGTATCTTTAA
- a CDS encoding inorganic diphosphatase — protein sequence MSTKEKQTFDVLIEIPKGSRNKYEYDFELNKIRFDRMLFSSMMYPADYGFVPETLALDDDPLDVLVLGHEPTFPMCVMEVRPIGVFHMTDEKGPDEKIICVPVSDPIWNKKIDLSDLNPHRIKEIEHFFKVYKDLEKKKVDVGGWGDAEEAKQIYKDCVERYEKSEHKKNGNFKI from the coding sequence ATGAGTACAAAAGAAAAACAAACATTTGATGTTTTAATCGAAATTCCTAAAGGAAGTAGAAACAAATATGAATACGACTTTGAACTAAATAAAATTCGTTTTGACAGAATGCTATTTTCTTCAATGATGTATCCTGCAGATTACGGATTTGTCCCCGAAACATTAGCATTAGACGATGATCCTCTGGATGTTTTAGTACTTGGACACGAACCTACTTTTCCAATGTGTGTTATGGAAGTAAGACCTATTGGAGTGTTTCATATGACTGATGAAAAAGGACCAGATGAAAAAATCATCTGTGTACCTGTTTCTGATCCTATCTGGAATAAGAAAATAGATTTATCCGATTTAAATCCACATAGAATTAAAGAAATAGAGCACTTTTTTAAAGTTTATAAAGATTTAGAAAAGAAAAAAGTTGATGTTGGTGGTTGGGGAGACGCAGAAGAAGCCAAACAAATCTATAAAGATTGTGTTGAGAGATATGAGAAAAGTGAACA